Proteins co-encoded in one Bremerella sp. TYQ1 genomic window:
- a CDS encoding ComF family protein, whose protein sequence is MSTRSISEPLYRLGSRLADLFLPGSCCLCQDDVTAYRRPNVVCQTCESQLVQAKKCLRCSAVLKHENSLPSEDCPWCHHLKLPFENITSIGNYVGSLKEAILAAKSHRGTATAWDLGQLLASIGDLQTATLPWVVPVPMHWTRRIRRGTDTAFILAKSLAHRRKWPLKRIVACQRRLAKQSELPFSARRTNVRGAFELRGSIPPDQTIVLVDDILTTGSTLSEIGRTLRRAGVSDIRVAVVARSTPDYIDV, encoded by the coding sequence CTCGCTCGATTTCAGAACCGCTTTATCGTCTGGGAAGTCGACTGGCCGATCTTTTCTTGCCTGGGTCTTGTTGTCTGTGCCAGGACGATGTGACTGCTTACCGTCGACCGAATGTCGTTTGCCAGACCTGTGAGTCGCAACTTGTTCAAGCAAAAAAGTGCCTCCGCTGTTCGGCAGTACTCAAGCACGAGAATTCGCTCCCTTCGGAAGACTGCCCATGGTGCCACCATCTGAAGTTGCCGTTCGAGAATATCACTTCTATAGGTAACTACGTAGGTTCGTTGAAAGAAGCCATTCTCGCTGCCAAGTCGCATCGTGGTACGGCTACGGCTTGGGATTTGGGGCAGTTGCTAGCATCGATCGGTGACTTGCAGACAGCAACTTTGCCCTGGGTTGTCCCAGTTCCCATGCACTGGACGCGACGGATCCGCCGCGGAACCGATACGGCGTTCATTCTCGCGAAGTCATTGGCCCATCGTCGAAAATGGCCGCTGAAAAGAATAGTCGCCTGCCAACGCCGACTGGCCAAGCAAAGTGAACTACCTTTTTCAGCCCGGCGCACGAATGTTCGAGGAGCGTTTGAACTCCGAGGTTCAATTCCTCCGGATCAGACGATTGTATTGGTCGACGATATTTTGACGACCGGATCAACGCTGTCAGAAATTGGACGAACGCTCCGCAGGGCTGGCGTTTCGGATATTCGCGTTGCCGTCGTGGCACGTTCGACTCCCGACTACATTGACGTTTAG
- a CDS encoding DUF502 domain-containing protein, with product MANELSKTDQKPVSGFYMFRRAVLRGLAIAAPPLLTIVIFIWIFSTIQNYILSPIESTARTTIAWAIEDVHRDFPNVAPEATSAVHDSEIYRKTANGQWVPGKIYEYVYNHLGDQPMPASGYGIYEQYVQQRWLQRKFTIPLLLSICVLALYFTGKFLAGGLGRMLWNASERQIMQRLPIIRNVYGSVKQVTDFLLNEQEIQFTRVVAVEYPRKDMWSLGFVTSESLLDIKDKAGEPVLTILIPTSPMPATGFTINAKKSETIELNLTLDQAFQFIVSCGVVVPPQQQTQASPVAGQIQAHLKEKEDPSSQSEPRKGNA from the coding sequence ATGGCCAACGAATTATCGAAGACCGACCAAAAACCGGTCAGCGGATTCTATATGTTCCGTCGAGCAGTCCTCCGCGGATTGGCCATCGCCGCACCTCCACTGCTCACGATTGTGATCTTCATCTGGATCTTCTCAACGATTCAGAACTACATCCTTTCCCCGATCGAATCGACCGCTCGCACGACGATTGCCTGGGCAATTGAAGATGTCCATCGCGATTTTCCCAACGTTGCTCCTGAAGCCACCAGTGCGGTCCACGATTCCGAAATCTACCGAAAAACGGCCAACGGACAGTGGGTGCCCGGCAAAATCTATGAATACGTCTATAACCACCTGGGCGATCAGCCGATGCCGGCTTCCGGGTATGGAATTTACGAGCAATACGTTCAACAGCGATGGCTGCAGCGAAAGTTCACGATCCCGTTGCTTCTAAGCATCTGTGTTCTTGCTTTGTATTTCACCGGAAAATTTCTTGCAGGCGGGCTGGGCCGTATGCTTTGGAATGCATCCGAACGGCAGATCATGCAACGTCTGCCGATCATCAGAAATGTTTACGGTTCGGTGAAACAGGTCACCGACTTTTTGTTAAATGAACAGGAAATTCAGTTTACCCGTGTCGTTGCCGTGGAATATCCACGTAAAGACATGTGGTCACTAGGTTTTGTGACAAGCGAAAGCCTGTTGGATATTAAAGACAAAGCTGGCGAACCGGTATTAACGATCTTGATTCCAACGTCACCGATGCCAGCCACGGGATTTACGATTAATGCTAAAAAGAGCGAAACGATCGAACTGAATCTAACACTGGATCAGGCGTTTCAGTTCATCGTCAGTTGTGGTGTGGTGGTCCCTCCCCAGCAGCAGACTCAGGCTTCCCCCGTTGCTGGTCAAATCCAAGCTCACCTCAAGGAAAAAGAGGATCCATCATCTCAGAGCGAGCCCCGCAAAGGAAATGCCTAG
- the flgG gene encoding flagellar basal-body rod protein FlgG, which produces MSVQTLYTAATGMQSMQTKLDVIANNLANVNTSGFKRDRANFEDLFYNHEVLPGNPDSTGNLTPTGTDIGLGVRVSSVQTDFEQGAFTSTDRPLDMLIEGEGFFQVLDPNGEIYYTRAGNFSVNANGQVVTGSAGIGRPLEPAIIIPQDATAVEVSPDGIVSVQQPGSSTLNEVGQIQLATFINPEGLLKLGENLFAETGASSAPITGNPQTNGLGQVRKGMLEASNVEPVQELIDLITTQRSFELNSQTIQAGDQILQLISNLRR; this is translated from the coding sequence ATGAGCGTTCAAACCTTATACACCGCAGCCACCGGCATGCAGTCGATGCAGACGAAGCTCGACGTCATCGCCAATAACCTGGCCAACGTTAACACGTCGGGCTTCAAGCGAGATCGAGCCAACTTCGAGGACTTGTTCTACAACCACGAAGTGCTGCCAGGCAATCCAGACTCGACCGGTAACCTGACTCCAACTGGCACGGACATCGGTCTTGGTGTGCGAGTCTCCAGCGTTCAGACTGACTTCGAGCAAGGAGCGTTCACCAGCACCGACCGCCCCTTGGATATGCTCATCGAGGGTGAAGGGTTCTTCCAAGTCCTCGATCCAAACGGGGAAATCTATTACACGCGAGCCGGTAACTTCTCGGTCAACGCCAATGGACAAGTCGTGACTGGTTCGGCTGGTATCGGCCGCCCACTGGAACCTGCGATCATTATTCCGCAGGACGCAACCGCAGTGGAAGTCAGCCCTGACGGAATCGTTTCGGTACAACAGCCAGGCTCGAGCACGTTGAATGAAGTCGGTCAAATTCAATTGGCCACGTTCATCAACCCGGAAGGCCTGCTGAAGCTAGGTGAAAACCTCTTCGCGGAAACGGGAGCTTCCAGTGCTCCGATTACCGGCAATCCCCAAACCAACGGACTTGGCCAGGTTCGCAAAGGCATGCTCGAAGCCTCGAACGTCGAACCGGTTCAAGAGCTGATTGACTTGATCACCACGCAGCGATCGTTCGAGTTGAATTCGCAAACGATCCAAGCCGGTGATCAAATCTTGCAACTTATCTCGAACCTGCGTCGATAG
- a CDS encoding flagellar hook-basal body protein encodes MVYGLYISAEGAQAQSRRLEVIANNLANVDTPGFKNEFAILEARDSEAINQHYDSPGSGTINNIGGGVMVRDTQTNFKPGPITPTGNRDDIAIRGEGYFQVQHGDQVLLTRGGNFVFSPEGQLTTQEGYPVLAIDGTPVQVDPEAKAVHTGSYYNERGEVMIGGELIPLAIAKPESNADLVKFGKNLFRSLGPVQQIPEEQRLAAPGMLERSAANPITEMMSMIETTRAYESNINMIKSQDEALGNLLGRVLRQS; translated from the coding sequence ATGGTCTACGGCCTGTACATTTCGGCAGAGGGTGCCCAAGCCCAATCGCGTCGCCTTGAGGTGATTGCGAATAACTTGGCCAACGTCGACACGCCAGGCTTCAAGAACGAATTTGCGATCCTCGAAGCTCGTGATTCAGAAGCCATCAACCAACACTACGATTCACCCGGCTCCGGAACGATCAACAACATCGGCGGCGGGGTAATGGTTCGCGATACGCAAACCAACTTCAAGCCAGGGCCAATCACCCCAACTGGCAACCGTGACGACATCGCCATCCGCGGCGAAGGCTACTTTCAAGTCCAGCATGGCGACCAGGTGTTGCTGACTCGCGGTGGCAACTTTGTTTTCTCGCCTGAAGGCCAGCTAACGACGCAAGAAGGTTATCCGGTACTTGCCATTGATGGCACTCCGGTTCAAGTCGATCCAGAAGCCAAAGCGGTTCACACCGGCTCGTACTACAACGAACGCGGCGAAGTCATGATCGGCGGCGAACTGATCCCGCTGGCCATTGCGAAGCCTGAGTCGAATGCCGACTTGGTGAAATTCGGCAAGAACCTGTTTCGCTCGCTTGGTCCCGTCCAGCAGATTCCGGAAGAACAGCGACTCGCGGCTCCCGGCATGTTGGAACGATCCGCAGCCAATCCGATCACCGAAATGATGTCGATGATCGAAACGACGCGAGCCTACGAATCCAACATCAACATGATCAAATCGCAGGACGAAGCACTGGGCAACTTGCTCGGTCGCGTCCTACGACAAAGCTAA
- the flgA gene encoding flagellar basal body P-ring formation chaperone FlgA, producing the protein MTFVHATRFTFSLLMVAVFASLATAQTERVALKASTSISSSIVLLGDVASIEVSNVALREELASMELMPAPSADQTTYLTINDVRSILAARGISSEIIEVTGSSRVRMQAAAEGNVAPTNSTAKRLPRRTFGGRQVIDQPQEVITVAHVVRNVRRGEVIQASDVEMRELTVIRRDDAYPTSIHNVIGKQVTRGIAADRPIASEDIRQPVIVRRNEVVTVFAHAGNVVVRREMMALNDAGLQELVEVQPIQPKHYGRAREVERFQAQVSGPGEAIVLGGHINVPTAKPLMPLPKTEINR; encoded by the coding sequence ATGACTTTCGTTCATGCAACTCGATTCACATTCAGCCTACTGATGGTCGCCGTCTTCGCATCACTTGCAACGGCCCAGACGGAACGCGTCGCCCTGAAGGCGTCGACATCGATCAGCAGTTCCATCGTACTGCTAGGTGACGTCGCATCGATCGAGGTAAGTAACGTAGCACTTCGTGAAGAACTGGCCAGCATGGAACTGATGCCAGCTCCGAGTGCGGATCAAACCACTTACCTGACGATCAATGACGTTCGTTCAATCCTTGCTGCTCGTGGCATTTCGAGCGAAATCATCGAAGTGACTGGCTCGAGCCGAGTCCGGATGCAAGCCGCGGCTGAAGGCAACGTTGCCCCAACCAATTCCACTGCCAAACGTCTTCCACGACGTACATTCGGCGGTCGCCAAGTGATTGACCAACCTCAAGAAGTCATCACGGTAGCCCATGTCGTTCGCAATGTTCGCCGCGGCGAAGTCATTCAAGCGAGCGACGTCGAAATGCGAGAGCTTACCGTGATTCGTCGCGATGATGCTTATCCAACTTCGATTCATAACGTGATCGGCAAGCAAGTCACTCGTGGTATCGCCGCCGATCGCCCAATTGCTTCGGAAGATATTCGCCAGCCAGTGATCGTTCGACGCAACGAAGTGGTCACTGTGTTTGCACACGCCGGTAACGTCGTCGTTCGCCGAGAAATGATGGCCCTGAATGATGCCGGCCTGCAGGAACTTGTCGAAGTTCAACCCATCCAACCAAAACATTACGGCCGTGCTCGCGAAGTGGAACGCTTCCAAGCCCAAGTTTCCGGCCCAGGCGAAGCAATCGTTCTAGGTGGCCATATCAATGTTCCCACCGCGAAGCCCCTTATGCCTCTGCCGAAAACGGAGATCAATCGATGA
- a CDS encoding flagellar basal body L-ring protein FlgH: MKSIFFIMASLFVAILSNAALAQQGGPISSLSQRNLPEGEIAQRMPYNPTTKELSWMYRELPPPRQVQVHDLIHIRVDERAQAFSDGEIDRKKSGQYAAVLTDWLRLDGIDSIKPSVQADGNQTVAGTLNQRLKSEAEMETSEGLKFTIAAEVQEILPNGTLKLEARKTITVNDEIWIYHLRGVCRTEDINPNNTVLSEHLADLTITKEDQGSVRDAYRRGWLLRLWDKVHWF; the protein is encoded by the coding sequence ATGAAATCAATTTTCTTCATCATGGCGTCGCTGTTTGTTGCCATCTTGAGCAATGCCGCTTTGGCTCAACAAGGCGGACCGATTTCAAGTCTCAGCCAACGAAACTTGCCAGAAGGCGAAATCGCTCAGCGAATGCCTTACAACCCAACGACCAAAGAACTGAGTTGGATGTACCGCGAGTTGCCTCCGCCACGCCAGGTACAAGTTCATGATCTGATTCACATTCGTGTCGATGAACGTGCACAAGCTTTCTCGGATGGTGAAATCGATCGAAAGAAAAGCGGTCAGTATGCAGCGGTTCTCACTGATTGGCTGCGACTGGATGGCATCGACTCGATTAAGCCTTCGGTCCAAGCTGACGGTAATCAAACCGTGGCCGGCACGCTCAATCAGCGTCTGAAATCGGAAGCGGAGATGGAAACCTCCGAAGGTCTCAAGTTCACCATCGCCGCCGAAGTGCAAGAGATCTTGCCGAACGGAACGCTCAAGCTGGAAGCCCGCAAAACTATCACCGTCAACGACGAGATCTGGATTTATCATCTGCGAGGCGTCTGTCGCACCGAAGACATCAACCCGAACAATACGGTTCTTAGCGAACACCTCGCCGACTTGACCATCACCAAAGAAGACCAAGGTTCC
- the hemC gene encoding hydroxymethylbilane synthase, which translates to MNGEPLRIGTRSSPLALWQANFVAEELKRSGQPVEIVHVSTTGDVTSGPLGEIGGQGLFTKEIQAALFDNRVDVAVHSLKDLPTEPTPGLALAAIPSREACGDVLVSKAGYHVDTLPQGAIIGTGSVRRRAQLLHARPDLEIRDIRGNVETRLRKMDDGEYEAIVLAEAGLRRLELAERIVHVIDKRVMLPAVGQGALGIEVRENDHRAKAAVGVLHHPDSYHCVQAERVLLAELRGGCLAPVGAWARLELERDLLHLDGIVISGDGVQKISAYACGPPSKAAEIGRQVASQLLIQGAQRIISYARSTGGRG; encoded by the coding sequence ATGAATGGTGAGCCTCTCCGCATCGGTACGCGCAGCAGTCCTTTAGCCCTTTGGCAGGCCAACTTCGTCGCTGAAGAGTTGAAACGCAGCGGTCAGCCTGTCGAGATCGTCCATGTTTCGACCACCGGCGATGTCACATCCGGGCCTTTGGGAGAAATTGGTGGCCAAGGTCTCTTCACCAAAGAGATTCAAGCGGCGCTGTTCGACAATCGCGTCGATGTAGCCGTTCACAGCTTGAAGGACCTTCCGACCGAACCAACCCCCGGTCTGGCACTCGCAGCGATTCCTTCTCGCGAAGCATGTGGCGACGTGCTGGTTTCCAAAGCAGGCTACCATGTCGACACGCTCCCCCAAGGAGCGATCATCGGCACCGGCAGCGTTCGTCGTCGCGCTCAACTGCTTCATGCTCGGCCCGATCTCGAGATTCGCGACATCCGTGGCAACGTCGAGACACGTTTGCGAAAGATGGACGATGGCGAATACGAAGCGATTGTCCTCGCCGAAGCTGGTCTTCGCCGTTTGGAATTAGCCGAACGAATCGTTCATGTGATCGACAAGCGTGTCATGCTTCCTGCTGTCGGCCAAGGAGCGCTCGGTATCGAAGTTCGCGAGAACGACCATCGTGCCAAAGCGGCCGTTGGAGTTCTTCATCATCCCGATAGCTATCACTGCGTCCAAGCTGAACGCGTGCTGCTAGCAGAACTTCGCGGTGGTTGCTTGGCCCCTGTCGGTGCTTGGGCTCGCTTGGAGCTGGAACGAGACCTACTGCATTTGGACGGCATCGTGATTAGCGGCGATGGTGTTCAGAAGATCTCGGCGTACGCGTGTGGTCCTCCATCGAAGGCCGCCGAAATTGGTCGTCAGGTCGCATCACAGCTTCTCATTCAAGGTGCACAGCGAATCATTAGCTACGCACGATCGACCGGCGGACGCGGCTAA